TAGAAAAAGCGGGGAGAAAACCACCTTGAGCATCTGATTGCTTAACTTCAATATCTCTTGTTCCAACACTTCAGCATGGGACCCCTATAAAAATTACCAATGTTAGTATCATTCTCACTCCATGTACTcgaaataaaattttgattataccTGAAGCTTCATACGTAACTCTTCTATCTCTAACTTTTGGCGCTTCAATAAAGCAGCATCAGTCAAGATCTGGAGCATTTAAACAACGTCAGATTATATCTAGATAAAGAGGAAGAAAACTACTCAACAGAACACTTGTGCCGAGGATCATTttcgaagaaaagaaaaaacataaggTAGAATAAATAGAGAGTTAATATTATTTCTCCAAAGGACCAAAAATgctttttaaatttcaaatgcAGACCTCGTTCACTTGAGCACAGTTGGTGATGCGCTTGGCTCTGCTTGCAAATTGAAGGGTTCCTTTTGATTCCTCAATATGATGCTACACACATGATCATGCAACTTTGATAAGTCAATTGACTGATCTTGCGCCTCAGAGGATTAGTAAAAGCCAGGAAAATGCAAAACCTGACAACAATAAAAACGTCCTTTTACCTCTTCTGGTGCGATAGTGCATATGATGCAAGTCTTTGCATTACCACCAAGCGCAGGCTGAAGAATTCGAGTCAGCTTACTGTCTCGGTATGGAATATGTGCCCTATAATCAAGTATAACAGAAGTGAGTTGAGCTGTATCGTTGTTAAGTCTAGCCAAATAAAGGGTAAGAAAAATACCTTAGCTTTGCACTCTCACTTAGTTTATTGATGACATTCCCAAGAATCATTAAGCTCTTATTAATGTACTTTCCTTCTGTCAAGCGTACTCCACCAGCACCAGTTTTGGCAATTCGCTCAGATCCAGCCAAGTCAACCAAATTCTACATTGAATTAAAAGAACACCCGTAAGAGAGCAAGCAGCTTTTGAAAGATGCTAAAGTGAAAAATTATCACTCACCAAGACAGAGACACGGATAGCATCAgaagaattattttcttttccccTGCTCTCAATCACCTATCCCACCAGCGAGATGAGATCAGAATGATTACTTTTAAAAGATTCCATGCAtatcttccaaaaaaaataacataccATCCTGAAGATGGTGTGGGATCTGCTACTGTGAACGTTCATATTAGTCTCCCCAAAGTGCCTATTAACTGTTAGTTAAAGAAGACCATGTAAATACATAATCAAAACGCAGGAATAAAAAAAATGCTTGTTAATTTAGCTTTGGGTTAAAAACCTTCTCCAGAATCTAAAAGCTTTAGAATCTGTTCAGCGTCACTAACAATTTCTTCCGTAAGGCCAGCAACAAAGACTCCACGCtgtacataaaaaaaaagaagcaagtGAGTTTACTCACTCTAAAACGTGAACTAACACCTGTAAAGATTTATTATCCAACAAACCTACCTCCAAATGTTCGTGAATCTGCAGTCTCTGGTTCTCAACAGCTAAAAGATCATTGATCTCTTCATTATAAATCTCCATGTAAGAAACCCGGATGAGAAACTCACGATCAGATATCtagaaaacagaaaacacaCAAATCAAGAATTGCacacttttttttggtaaaacacaACATATGATATGACTCATACCATTTCTATTCTTTGGAATATATCCCTAACAGATCTTCGAATAATCCCTGGATCGGTCTCAGAACCCGTCATTGTAAACGTCTTTCCACTACTAGTTTGCCCATAAGCAAAGGCAGTACCTGAACGAAATCACAGTAGCACTTCCACACATCAAAACTATATAAGAAAAATGCCTCAGATATATATTAGTTAAGATTACTACCATTGAAACCCTCGACGACGGCATGGATGATATCCTTGGTGAGAAGCTCGTAGACGCAGGCATTAGTAGACCTTTCGTCGAACACAtgatctgcaaaaaaaaaagaagataaaacacCTCCAAGAGTATATATAAAGACGAGATTTTGAAGCTACCCATTTGAATAGAAACATAAACCCAGAAGAATAAGTGAATACCGAAAGCGTAAGAAGCGGTAGAGATTGGGGTGCCGAGAGACTTGTAAAGAGAGATCCGGTTGTCTTCAACTTTCCAGTGTGAAGATCCCGTTTCCGATGATGATTCCGGCGTCGGTGGTCTCACTCTGACAGCTACGCAGATCTTCTCCATCTTCTGATGAAAGTGCCGTTTGAGTTTGAATCTGAAATGATAGGATTATGGGTACTAATAGTTTTGGAATCTTCTTTATCCCTCCAAAGACGAGATCATTGAGTATTCGAATGCTAATAAAATTACAATCATATCCTTTCTTTTTTGGCAACAAGATCCTTATTTGATACTCAAAATCAATTTAGGTATAACCGAATAAAATTCAATTTATTAGATAATATTCAAAATCTCTCTTTGGTCCAGGTCCAGTCCAGTAGTTTGACTGAAGGTTTATTAATGCTTCTACACCGAAAGATCTGTGTTTTGATTTTCACTGAAGACGGAATTATGTGAATTAAGGGAGATAAGAC
This window of the Raphanus sativus cultivar WK10039 unplaced genomic scaffold, ASM80110v3 Scaffold4750, whole genome shotgun sequence genome carries:
- the LOC130507547 gene encoding kinesin-like protein KIN-7N, translating into MEKICVAVRVRPPTPESSSETGSSHWKVEDNRISLYKSLGTPISTASYAFDHVFDERSTNACVYELLTKDIIHAVVEGFNGTAFAYGQTSSGKTFTMTGSETDPGIIRRSVRDIFQRIEMISDREFLIRVSYMEIYNEEINDLLAVENQRLQIHEHLERGVFVAGLTEEIVSDAEQILKLLDSGEVNRHFGETNMNVHSSRSHTIFRMVIESRGKENNSSDAIRVSVLNLVDLAGSERIAKTGAGGVRLTEGKYINKSLMILGNVINKLSESAKLRAHIPYRDSKLTRILQPALGGNAKTCIICTIAPEEHHIEESKGTLQFASRAKRITNCAQVNEILTDAALLKRQKLEIEELRMKLQGSHAEVLEQEILKLSNQMLKYELECERLKTQLEEERRKHKEQEQCIKGLQLKIENLNDLVTNSDFKRNQPEDYISLRKTPDGLCNVIDSSDVPGTPCFKSAERSFVVARSNYSELSSFSPMVHSFGDMAEEDTWTKLNKGFVADLDKLQFTPAVRCQPTPLTTATMECSPEDHKEVENLKSQIELLTNEKDSLQVKFNEQVVRNNKLMEEMSELKQETLHMKETPKRLYESVANCKDVYNDVIVTMKSLMAEKESQTARLLFGAAEITKNLLSTLESQFSMIMDGQKAGRDHPLSDQWETLRASLKNTTTSLVSDAQAKDEFLNCHNKVASLSKSPTYGSILFIFSVLLLGYFGSLFMALVQ